A single window of Poecilia reticulata strain Guanapo linkage group LG10, Guppy_female_1.0+MT, whole genome shotgun sequence DNA harbors:
- the LOC103471773 gene encoding polyadenylate-binding protein-interacting protein 2 — protein sequence MKDPTIGTTSTPTGTGEVVLSSQFGSEEDPFAEYMWMENEEEFNRQVEEELWEEEFMERCFQQMLDEEEQWEWFIPSRDLPPGGVTQLQDQISLLVLDPDVRPDASDLEVVVRSSLNPNAKEFTPGIQKHNL from the exons ATGAAGGACCCGACCATCGGAACCACATCCACCCCCACCGGTACCGGAGAGGTCGTCCTCAGCAGCCAGTTCGGTTCCGAGGAGGATCCGTTTGCGGAGTACATGTGGATGGAAAACGAGGAGGAGTTCAACAGACAG gtggaggaggagctgtggGAGGAGGAGTTCATGGAGCGCTGCTTCCAGCAGATGCTGGATGAGGAGGAGCAGTGGGAGTGGTTCATCCCGTCCAGAGACCTCCCCCCCGGCGGCGTGACGCAGCTGCAGGACCAGATCAgcctgctggttctggacccgGACGTTCGCCCCGACGCCTCCGACCTGGAAGTGGTG gtgAGGAGCAGCCTGAATCCAAACGCCAAGGAGTTCACCCCGGGGATCCAGAAGCACAACCTGTGA
- the matr3l1.2 gene encoding matrin 3-like 1.2 — translation MLKTRRSALQRLWLTLDLGAGASAPSRSLGLSEGCLCFVVSQQNAELLPEKRSFSLSAAWLEVMAQQANGAQTPFSVGRGLNFNMAEQAPGRQMGGGASGVGMGGMEGLDGGGGQMTRRGGGDGPLGRHMKLFSSLGLSPSDLDALAQIPDEDITMETLPRILMQLKSRKGAAGDRGAAASEAAFRGGRDGWDPSPGQARNQSSGDFGFGSMRDGYGSGSGSGSGYGMGASSDPLFMQRRMGAPSSGKIQDFLGVAPPMFPHVCSLCDFDVHSSMEWNHHTAGLRHAENRRRLLDMYPDWEPGRRDGPNLSAGLLGPPPMSSGPLGGMSSSWGGRGRSELPMGQNTLRSRVVVVKYDRKPLSNKTLFAFTETFGRLREHLILSNKAFLEMESHEAAANMVAFFKQHPAKLYGKPVTFYLSQRLMVIEKSHRGADPAADRPSRDVVGHGSKVVFFANLPKDDDQKKELLTIARRFGAVDKHLFLTDQAFVQLGTVEDAEMLVKYYSMNPLIIKGRLIRLNICTKYKTLNVSHRQEEKDAQSRRSSRSDASRTSRETSSRSREEKKKKDDKEKSAAPESKEEEPSEKKRGEEEEGAGEVSDQEEAERAEPEKEEQEERHQEEDSSDDDITEGGAKKEAGVSAEDPETKEEESAEAPDEGDEFDQSFLENMEDFVTLDELDEDEGDEGDDGIDNTRKGGMRVVNILGFRRGYNYRNEMLALAKPFGKVVKHLVLDLRPEAYIQFETEAEAVNMAKFYNGNVTATVCGRPVRITHSLSYPTIQCGSGRVVYIGQIPNIRFSDEEILALAEPYGNIRKYFLHRLKREVPTWSWFWSWSWSWSSRGPLACRGPESQQLVSSSHQYPAPSKRDKSPERSGRGAEEPPAKKQKQEEEEDREDEEEEEEEKEAKAGETEEEEEEEQEAGPSCDITEGATVETKDSAEKLPESSDDTKPEEDMETSTNQYGQAEAPPPAEPSVAALPPYDPDNPVGVEHVKMGYYCRLCFLFYSNEEKAKKAHCSSQVHYDKLQKHLEKERAKAQKKKLKKTVA, via the exons ATGCTGAAGACGCGCCGATCGGCGCTGCAGCGGCTCTGGTTGACTCTTGACCTTGGCGCCGGAGCGTCGGCCCCCAGCCGGTCTCTGGGTCTTTCTGAAGGTTGTCTCTGCTTCGTTGTGTCTCAGCAGAACGCCGAGCTTCTTCCGGAGAAGAGGAGTTTCAGCCTTTCGGCCGCTTGGCTTGAGGTCATGGCTCAGCAGGCCAACGGAGCCCAGACCCCGTTCTCCGTGGGGCGGGGGCTCAACTTTAACATGGCCGAGCAGGCTCCCGGCCGCCAGATGGGGGGCGGGGCCTCGGGCGTTGGGATGGGCGGGATGGAGGGCCTGGATGGCGGCGGTGGCCAGATGACCCGGCGCGGCGGCGGCGATGGGCCTCTTGGGCGCCACATGAAGCTGTTCTCCAGTCTGGGCCTGTCGCCCTCTGACCTGGACGCTCTGGCCCAGATCCCTGACGAGGACATCACCATGGAAACGCTGCCCCGCATCCTGATGCAGCTGAAGAGCCGCAAGGGGGCGGCAGGAGACCGTGGGGCGGCGGCCTCAGAAGCAGCTTTCCGCGGAGGACGGGACGGCTGGGACCCGTCTCCGGGTCAGGCTCGGAACCAGTCCTCCGGAGACTTTGGCTTCGGCTCCATGCGGGACGGCTACGGCTCCGGCTCGGGGTCGGGGTCCGGCTACGGCATGGGGGCGTCGTCAGACCCCCTGTTCATGCAGAGGAGGATGGGCGCGCCTTCCAGCGGGAAGATCCAGGACTTCCTGGGGGTCGCGCCCCCCATGTTCCCCCACGTGTGCTCTCTTTGTGACTTTGACGTTCATTCCTCCATG GAGTGGAACCATCACACAGCCGGCCTGCGCCATGCGGAGAACCGACGCCGCCTGCTGGACAT GTATCCAGACTGGGAGCCTGGCAGGAG GGACGGCCCCAACCTGTCCGCGGGCCTGCTGGGACCGCCGCCCATGTCCTCCGGACCGCTAGGCGGGATGTCCTCCAGCTGGG GAGGCCGCGGCCGCTCCGAGCTCCCCATGGGCCAGAACACG CTCCGCAGCagggtggtggtggtgaagTACGACAGGAAGCCTCTGAGCAACAAGACGCTGTTCGCCTTCACCGAGACGTTCGGCCGCCTGCGGGAGCACCTCATCCTGTCCAACAAG GCCTTCCTGGAGATGGAGAGCCACGAGGCGGCGGCCAACATGGTGGCCTTCTTCAAGCAGCATCCCGCCAAGCTGTATGGGAAGCCCGTCACCTTCTACCTGTCCCAGAGGCTCATGGTTATCGAG AAGTCCCACCGGGGCGCGGACCCGGCGGCGGACCGGCCCTCCAGGGATGTGGTCGGCCACGGCAGCAAGGTGGTGTTCTTCGCCAACCTGCCCAAAGACGACGATCAGAAGAAGGAGCTGCTGACCATCGCCAGACGCTTCGGCGCCGTGGATAAGCACCTGTTCCTCACTGACCAG GCGTTCGTCCAGCTGGGAACCGTGGAGGACGCAGAGATGCTGGTCAAGTACTACAGCATGAACCCGCTCATCATCAAAGGACGGCTCATCCGCCTCAACATCTGCACCAAGTACAAAACCCTGAA TGTGAGCCACAGGCAGGAGGAAAAAGATGCTCAGAGCCGGAGGAGCAGCCGGTCGGACGCCTCCAGGACCTCCAGGGAGACCTCCTccaggagcagagaggagaagaagaagaaggacgACAAGGAGAAATCTGCAGCGCCGGAGAGCAAAGAAGAAGAACCATCAGAGAAGAAGAGAGGCGAAGAAGAGGAGGGAGCAGGAGAAGTCTCAGAtcaggaggaggcagagagagcagagcctgagaaggaagagcaggaggagcgACACCAGGAGGAG GATTCTAGtgatgatgacatcacagaggGCGGGGCTAAGAAGGAGGCTGGAGTTTCTGCAGAGGATCCagaaaccaaagaagaagagagcGCTGAAGCACCAGATGAAGGAGACGAG TTTGACCAGAGCTTCCTAGAGAACATGGAGGACTTTGTGACCCTGGACGAGTTGGATGAAGACGAGGGCGACGAGGGCGACGACGGCATCG ACAACACGAGGAAAGGG GGCATGAGGGTGGTCAACATCCTGGGCTTCAGGCGCGGCTACAACTACCGCAACGAGATGCTGGCGCTGGCCAAGCCGTTCGGGAAGGTGGTCAAAcatctggttctggatctgagACCCGAG gccTACATCCAGTTTGAGACGGAGGCTGAAGCCGTCAACATGGCTAAGTTCTACAACGGCAACGTGACGGCGACGGTTTGCGGCCGGCCGGTCAGGATCACTCACTCCCTGAGCTACCCCACCATCCAG TGTGGATCCGGCAGAGTCGTCTACATCGGCCAGATTCCCAACATCCGCTTCTCCGATGAGGAGATCCTGGCGCTGGCCGAGCCGTACGGAAACATCCGGAAGTACTTCCTGCACCGGCTCAAGAGAGAGGTACCgacctggtcctggttctggtcctggtcctggtcctggt CCTCCAGGGGCCCCTTGGCCTGCAGGGGCCCCGAGTCACAGCAGCTCGTCTCTTCCAGCCATCAGTACCCGGCGCCGTCCAAGAGGGACAAGAGTCCGGAGCGGAGCGGCCGCGGCGCCGAGGAGCCACCGGCCaagaagcagaaacaggaggaagaggaggaccgcgaggatgaggaggaggaagaggaggagaaggaggccAAGGCCGGGGAgacggaggaggaagaggaggaggagcaggaggcgGGGCCAAGCTGTGACATCACTGAAGGCGCCACAGTGGAGACAAAAGACTCGGCTGAGAAACTTCCAGAAAGTTCAGACGATACGAAACCAGAG GAGGACATGGAGACGTCGACCAATCAGTACGGACAGGCAGAGGCCCCGCCCCCTGCTGAGCCCAGCGTGGCGGCTCTCCCGCCCTACGACCCCGACAACCCCGTCG GTGTGGAGCATGTGAAGATGGGATACTACTGCcgcctctgcttcctgttttactCAAACGAGGAAAAAGCCAAGAAGGCGCATTGCAGCAGCCAGGTGCACTACGACAAGCTGCAG AAACACCTGGAGAAGGAACGGGCCaaagcacagaagaagaagctgaagaagaCGGTGGcctga